In Treponema primitia ZAS-2, a genomic segment contains:
- a CDS encoding macro domain-containing protein has product MNVKILLRDLSKEIVDAWATVFNGYSDVEVSCGNIFDAKADAIVSPANSFGFMDGGIDLVYSHYFGWDLQKKLQKTIQKDYYGELPVGSALVIKTKNKDVKYLISAPTMRLPEDVSKTINAYLAFRAALIEINKFNKDNENTIKKVLCPGLGTLTGLISPMSCATQMKKAYDSVIRRIPLFPRNLAEADTIL; this is encoded by the coding sequence ATGAATGTCAAAATTTTATTGAGGGATTTATCTAAAGAAATAGTAGACGCCTGGGCTACTGTGTTTAATGGGTATTCAGATGTTGAGGTATCTTGTGGAAATATATTTGACGCAAAAGCAGATGCTATAGTCAGTCCGGCTAACTCTTTTGGTTTTATGGATGGTGGTATTGATTTGGTGTACAGCCATTACTTCGGATGGGATTTACAGAAAAAATTACAAAAGACTATCCAAAAAGATTATTACGGTGAACTTCCTGTTGGAAGTGCATTGGTGATTAAAACTAAAAATAAAGATGTTAAATATTTAATATCTGCTCCCACGATGAGATTGCCCGAAGATGTATCTAAAACAATAAATGCATATTTGGCTTTTCGTGCTGCATTGATAGAAATTAACAAGTTTAATAAAGACAATGAGAATACGATAAAAAAAGTTTTGTGTCCTGGGTTGGGAACATTAACCGGATTGATATCGCCAATGTCCTGTGCAACTCAAATGAAGAAAGCGTATGATTCCGTTATACGAAGGATTCCCTTGTTTCCGCGCAATCTCGCAGAGGCAGATACTATTTTATAA
- a CDS encoding helix-turn-helix transcriptional regulator codes for MKGGENEKKIQISRVLKIDEKIRLGSYPTCPGLAKELEVSIRTINRDIDYLRDVYKAPLKFDRDRNGFYYTEPNFFIKSILFTEAELEIIKQYYRFYSEEDEDSYEAKFKKIFQKLLAVVPDKYDKDLPVNNFDGSDFFNPGISYEYDIITEINSAIIKKEVIKAQCWIAENRKYSTLTLEPVHIFYQNHIYYLLALDRNDDRKSGIFSVKKFKKVLGTGTYFELPVNFNIQDHIKNSADVHPADNKMYLFELLFQKDATSFASEATFHPKQTVKALDDNTVQVSFRSTEFQEIQRWVLSLGHLVKVLSPPELVDKMRFEIEQLQTFYQKGNSKRSPLLAKKV; via the coding sequence ATGAAAGGTGGGGAAAACGAAAAAAAAATACAAATTAGCCGGGTACTCAAAATTGATGAGAAAATCCGTTTAGGTTCCTACCCCACTTGCCCTGGTTTAGCAAAGGAGTTAGAAGTCAGTATCCGTACCATCAACCGGGATATTGATTATTTACGTGATGTATACAAGGCTCCTTTGAAATTCGACCGTGACCGTAATGGCTTTTATTATACGGAACCCAATTTCTTTATTAAGAGTATTCTTTTCACAGAAGCCGAACTTGAGATAATTAAACAATACTACAGATTTTACAGTGAAGAAGATGAAGATTCTTATGAGGCAAAATTCAAAAAGATATTCCAGAAACTGCTTGCGGTAGTCCCGGACAAATATGATAAGGATTTACCAGTCAACAATTTTGATGGCAGTGATTTTTTTAACCCTGGAATTTCATACGAATATGATATTATTACTGAAATAAATTCAGCCATTATTAAAAAAGAGGTTATTAAAGCCCAATGTTGGATTGCCGAAAATAGAAAATATTCTACACTAACTCTTGAACCTGTACATATTTTCTATCAGAACCATATTTATTACCTGCTTGCACTTGATCGCAACGATGATAGGAAATCGGGTATTTTTTCTGTAAAGAAGTTCAAAAAAGTGCTTGGTACAGGTACTTATTTTGAACTTCCAGTCAATTTCAATATTCAGGATCATATAAAAAATTCTGCGGATGTCCATCCTGCTGATAATAAGATGTATCTTTTTGAATTGTTGTTTCAGAAAGATGCTACGTCTTTTGCAAGTGAAGCCACGTTTCATCCCAAACAGACAGTGAAAGCCCTTGATGATAACACGGTACAAGTTAGCTTTAGATCAACTGAGTTTCAGGAAATTCAGCGGTGGGTATTGTCACTGGGACATCTGGTTAAAGTCTTAAGTCCCCCGGAATTGGTTGATAAAATGAGGTTTGAAATAGAACAGCTGCAAACATTTTATCAGAAAGGAAATAGTAAACGTTCGCCACTTTTGGCAAAAAAGGTTTAG
- a CDS encoding leucine-rich repeat domain-containing protein, with translation MKKKNEKALIKQKDAILEALQKIEKCREQHEKSLEIGYDLYLNLFPEEIRQLTWLTSLSVICTDIRVLPEWIGELESLKILDLSTNQKIRKLPDSLTNLTHLKKLVLDNTGVKRVPSFISKLTTLEVLDISIVDLKEVPQSILELPKLKRIETRGYDIKHLPALVEKQNELNRKEFLHRIDRCKKKHYKNLDLSFLYINELPEELAGVPWINKLDLTCNNLIQLPKWIGHFPELTLLDLSCNELTELPDSIGGLKKLKEIRLSENKLRTLPETFGELCSLELFTLWERHNHPVLEEKIGPGSWFSFLPESFGNLLSLKDFFIAETRLTSLPDYFGNFKSLKCLTIYTSITPDFCFPVSMKNLKTLRKVSLSSFGRIPDFIGELKDLTELDISHNKLKTLPDFIGNLTKLKILNLHSTWITEIPSWITNLKKLEYLDVTSNDIIANPEMLIKELPKLKDFDDMYNPYK, from the coding sequence ATGAAGAAGAAAAATGAAAAGGCTTTGATTAAGCAAAAAGACGCAATACTTGAAGCTCTTCAGAAAATCGAGAAATGTCGAGAACAACATGAAAAATCCCTCGAAATTGGCTATGATTTATATCTTAATCTATTCCCCGAAGAAATCAGGCAATTAACATGGCTTACAAGCCTTTCTGTAATATGTACGGATATTAGAGTTTTGCCTGAATGGATTGGTGAACTGGAAAGTTTAAAGATTCTTGACCTCAGTACAAATCAGAAGATTCGAAAATTGCCCGACAGTTTGACCAATTTAACGCATTTAAAAAAGTTGGTTCTTGATAACACCGGCGTTAAAAGGGTTCCATCTTTTATCAGCAAACTTACCACGCTGGAAGTATTGGATATCAGTATAGTTGACTTAAAAGAAGTCCCGCAGAGTATACTTGAATTACCTAAACTTAAACGAATAGAGACCCGTGGTTATGACATAAAACATCTCCCTGCCCTTGTTGAAAAACAGAATGAACTTAATCGAAAGGAATTTTTACATCGAATAGATCGGTGCAAAAAAAAGCACTATAAAAATTTGGATTTGTCATTTCTCTATATCAACGAATTGCCGGAAGAATTAGCTGGCGTGCCTTGGATAAATAAACTTGATTTAACCTGCAATAACCTTATCCAATTGCCAAAATGGATCGGTCATTTTCCCGAGTTGACCTTATTAGACCTAAGTTGTAACGAATTAACGGAATTACCGGATTCAATTGGTGGTCTTAAAAAATTAAAAGAAATCAGGCTATCGGAAAACAAGCTAAGAACTTTACCGGAGACATTTGGCGAACTTTGTTCTCTCGAATTATTCACGCTTTGGGAAAGACATAACCATCCCGTACTGGAAGAAAAAATAGGGCCGGGTTCATGGTTTTCTTTTCTACCGGAATCATTTGGGAACCTTTTATCATTAAAGGATTTTTTTATTGCAGAAACGCGATTAACCAGCTTGCCTGATTATTTTGGTAATTTTAAATCTCTTAAATGTTTAACTATTTACACTAGCATTACCCCCGACTTTTGTTTTCCAGTGTCAATGAAAAATCTTAAAACGTTAAGGAAAGTCAGTCTCAGTTCTTTTGGCAGGATTCCTGATTTTATTGGCGAACTAAAGGATTTAACAGAGCTGGATATAAGTCATAATAAACTTAAAACATTACCTGATTTTATAGGGAATTTAACAAAATTGAAAATCCTCAATCTTCATAGCACCTGGATTACAGAAATTCCCAGTTGGATTACTAACCTTAAAAAGCTTGAATATTTAGATGTTACCAGTAATGATATAATAGCAAATCCCGAAATGCTCATAAAAGAGCTGCCTAAATTAAAGGATTTTGACGATATGTATAATCCTTACAAATAG